Proteins encoded by one window of uncultured Bacteroides sp.:
- a CDS encoding glycoside hydrolase, translating to MPKFYSVKQNLLKFLLLLIILSVSQNSYSALPVKKKQTAKLNARELVVDFSKEKGSFNRMPLECIGAGRANEGLRADWQQQLAYVKKACDFKYIRMHGLLSDDMAVYKEDKNGNPEYNFQYIDALYDYLLSIGIKPFVELGFMPSALASGNQTIFWWRGNVTPPKDYNKWAELIRNLTLHFTQRYGIEEVKSWYFEVWNEPNLNGFWAGTQAEYFKLYTYSVNAIKSVNKEYRVGGPATAGAAWVPEMISFCNENSLPLDFISTHAYGVKQGFLDEFGNSGTVLSKDPMSVSGDVLNSRKQISQSAMPGLELHYTEWSSSYTPADPIHDSYHQAAYILDRLKKVGTAATSMSYWVFTDIFEEAGPRFTPFHGGFGLLNTQGINKPAFYSFKFINKLGNTELVNKDSCSWVCKDAKGNIQVLLWDFTNTHPGDSVNNQGYYVRDLSAKSKGKVKIAVSNVPEGDYVLELYKVGYRTNDAYTTYLDMGKPTQLTKQQVEQIKKLNDGSPVSKEIVKVKAGITFTKEMDLRENDVYLLNLVKL from the coding sequence ATGCCTAAATTCTATTCAGTAAAACAAAATCTATTAAAGTTTTTATTGCTACTCATTATTTTATCTGTTTCACAAAATTCTTATTCAGCGCTTCCTGTAAAAAAGAAACAGACAGCCAAATTAAATGCCAGAGAATTGGTCGTTGATTTTTCCAAAGAGAAAGGATCTTTCAACAGGATGCCACTGGAATGTATTGGAGCAGGGCGTGCCAATGAAGGATTGCGTGCCGACTGGCAGCAACAGCTTGCTTACGTAAAGAAAGCATGTGATTTTAAATATATCCGTATGCATGGCTTGCTTTCTGACGATATGGCTGTTTACAAAGAAGATAAAAACGGAAATCCAGAATATAATTTCCAGTATATAGATGCTTTATATGACTACTTGCTAAGTATAGGAATAAAACCTTTTGTGGAACTGGGCTTTATGCCATCTGCATTAGCCAGTGGCAACCAGACTATTTTCTGGTGGAGAGGAAATGTTACCCCACCTAAGGATTATAATAAGTGGGCAGAGCTTATCCGCAATCTAACACTCCATTTTACCCAACGTTACGGAATAGAAGAGGTTAAAAGCTGGTATTTTGAAGTCTGGAATGAGCCAAACCTGAATGGCTTCTGGGCTGGCACACAAGCTGAATATTTCAAATTATATACTTACAGCGTAAATGCGATAAAGTCAGTAAATAAAGAATATAGGGTTGGTGGACCGGCTACTGCCGGTGCTGCATGGGTGCCCGAGATGATTAGTTTCTGCAATGAGAACAGTCTTCCACTCGACTTTATCAGTACTCATGCCTATGGTGTAAAGCAAGGCTTTTTAGATGAATTTGGGAATTCCGGAACTGTTCTTAGTAAAGATCCGATGTCGGTCAGCGGTGACGTTCTTAATTCCCGTAAGCAGATATCACAATCTGCCATGCCCGGACTGGAATTACACTATACAGAATGGAGTTCTTCTTATACACCGGCCGATCCTATTCACGACAGCTATCATCAGGCAGCTTATATACTTGATAGACTTAAGAAAGTAGGAACAGCAGCCACTTCAATGTCATATTGGGTTTTCACAGATATTTTTGAAGAAGCTGGTCCGCGTTTCACACCTTTTCATGGCGGATTTGGCTTGCTGAACACTCAGGGCATCAATAAACCAGCTTTTTATTCTTTCAAATTTATCAATAAGCTTGGTAATACGGAACTCGTTAATAAAGATTCCTGTTCATGGGTATGCAAAGATGCCAAAGGTAATATTCAAGTGCTTTTATGGGACTTTACCAATACTCATCCCGGAGATTCTGTAAATAATCAGGGGTATTATGTACGCGATCTGTCTGCAAAGTCAAAAGGAAAGGTGAAAATAGCCGTATCCAATGTTCCCGAAGGCGATTATGTACTTGAACTGTATAAAGTAGGATACCGCACCAACGATGCATATACCACTTATCTTGATATGGGTAAGCCTACTCAGCTAACAAAACAACAGGTTGAGCAG